The following are encoded together in the Geobacter sulfurreducens PCA genome:
- the murD gene encoding UDP-N-acetylmuramoyl-L-alanine--D-glutamate ligase → MDLKGKNILVVGLARTGVAVARFLAAQGARVTVTDLRDEAALAGPLEQLAGHPVSYVLGRHDEADFAAAETVVVSPGVPQESPYLQAARRAGREVITEIELASRFITAPLVAITGTNGKTTTTTLTGELFAGCGFRTFVGGNIGNPLIELVETGAAVDRVVVEISSFQLEWIRSFRPTVAVLLNITEDHLDRYATYQEYIDAKARIFKNQTASDWAVLNVDDPIVAGLAGRTCAAVFPMSRQRELGEGIFYRDGAIIFRHAGRQERFPTDRFRITGVHNIENIMASLAAALLLGCDADRALACVEAFGGLPHRMELVRELNGVRYFEDSKATNVGSVEKALASFNDITLIAGGKDKGGSYAPLAGLVAERVRHMILIGEAKDRMARELGHLTDTRMAVTLEDAVELAASLTQPGGVVLFSPACSSFDMFRDYEERAQRFRAAVDALSPGGTP, encoded by the coding sequence GGCCCCTGGAGCAACTGGCCGGCCACCCTGTGAGCTACGTGCTGGGACGTCACGACGAGGCCGACTTCGCTGCCGCCGAAACGGTGGTGGTAAGCCCGGGCGTCCCCCAGGAAAGCCCCTATCTCCAGGCGGCACGACGGGCCGGACGTGAGGTCATTACCGAGATCGAGCTTGCGTCCAGGTTCATCACTGCGCCTCTGGTGGCCATCACGGGCACCAACGGCAAGACGACCACCACGACCCTCACCGGCGAACTCTTCGCGGGATGCGGGTTCCGGACGTTCGTTGGAGGAAATATCGGCAACCCGCTCATCGAACTGGTGGAGACCGGGGCGGCAGTGGACCGGGTGGTGGTGGAGATCAGCTCCTTCCAGCTCGAATGGATCCGCTCGTTCCGGCCCACGGTCGCGGTGCTCCTCAACATCACCGAAGACCACCTGGACCGGTACGCCACCTATCAGGAGTACATCGACGCCAAGGCCCGGATTTTCAAGAACCAGACCGCGTCGGACTGGGCGGTCCTCAACGTGGACGATCCGATCGTGGCAGGTCTGGCCGGCAGGACGTGCGCTGCAGTGTTCCCCATGAGCCGGCAACGGGAGCTTGGCGAGGGGATATTCTATCGGGACGGGGCCATCATCTTCCGCCACGCCGGTCGCCAGGAGCGGTTTCCCACGGACCGCTTCAGGATCACCGGGGTCCACAACATTGAGAACATCATGGCGTCCCTTGCCGCCGCGCTGCTTCTGGGATGCGATGCCGACCGGGCGTTGGCGTGCGTTGAGGCGTTCGGCGGACTCCCCCACCGGATGGAACTGGTGCGCGAACTCAACGGTGTCCGGTACTTCGAGGACAGCAAGGCCACCAACGTGGGGAGCGTGGAAAAGGCGCTGGCTAGCTTCAACGACATCACCCTCATCGCCGGCGGCAAAGACAAGGGGGGCAGCTATGCCCCCCTCGCCGGACTCGTGGCCGAGCGCGTACGGCATATGATCCTGATCGGCGAGGCAAAGGATCGAATGGCCCGTGAACTGGGGCATCTCACGGACACCCGCATGGCAGTAACCCTGGAAGATGCCGTGGAACTGGCCGCCTCACTGACGCAGCCGGGGGGAGTGGTCCTCTTCTCGCCCGCCTGTTCCAGCTTCGACATGTTCCGCGATTACGAAGAGCGGGCGCAGCGGTTCCGCGCCGCCGTTGATGCGCTGAGTCCGGGAGGCACGCCGTGA